TTGCTGTGACTCCTTCTCCTACGATAATATCGACGTAAAAGTCTTCCATCGCCGTGTATAATAATTCTTCACATGATCTGGGAAGCCGATGGATTTCATCAATAAACAAAATTTCTTTTTCTTCTAAAAAAGAGAGTATCTTTGCAACATCTCCTGGTTTTGTTAGCATTGGAGCAGAAACCGCATGTAGTTTTACTCCCAACTCATTGGCAATTACATTAGCTAAGGTGGTTTTCCCAAGACCAGGAGCTCCTGTAAGTAAGATATGATCCAAAGCTTGATCTCTTTTTTTCGAAGAATCAATCATTACCTTCAAGCGTTCTTTAATGATCTTTTGACCTATGAACTCATCCAAGCTTTTGGGTTTGAAGAATTCTTTCACAGGTTAAAGATAATTGAGCTTTTATGATTTTACAAATTTTTTTTGCTTTTTTAGAACAAATACAGCTGGGAGTTTATCAATTGCATCCCCTATGTCTTTGAATTCCTTTAGAGGAAATTTTAAAATCTTTTCTTGATCTCCCGTAAGATCAAAAAATGCAAACAAAATCCAATCAGAAGATAAGTGCTTTTTTAATTCAGAAAGTAGTTTTTTATTACGATAGGGGGTTTCGTATAAAACAACAACGTTATACTTTTCCAAATTTTTAATAAATGGAAGACGTAGATACGTCTCACGGGGTGGAAAACCCGCAAAATAAAAGGCTTCGTCAATACCTGCATAAACTAAAGCAACACTCAATGCAGAAATTCCTGGAATTACCTGAACTGAATACTGATGTTCTTCGGCAAAATGAATTAATTCTTTTCCGGGATCCATAAAAACGGGCATACCTGCATCACTAATATAGCTAATCGTCTGATTTTGCAGTAAAACAGAACGAAGATCTTTGATTTTGACTTTTTCTTCATCGTATTGATAGATCTTTTCTTTGGGAATGTCAATCTTGTGATGTTTGATCAAAGTAGTGAAGTTGCGATAAGATTCTACTAAAACCAAGTCTGATTCTTTGAGAATGTTTAGAGCTCTTATGGTTATATCATCAAGATTAGAAAGGGGAGCTCCTATGAAGTATATGGTTTTTTTTTTATTCATTCACCAATGATTGTATGAAAAAGCCTTTTTTTTCTGCTTCTTTTAGAACATTGCTGTTCTGGTTTCGATTGATAAAAACGGGATATTCAGCATTTTCTAATAAATCAAAGTCTGACCGAGAATCCCCAACGGCAAGAATGATGGGTTTGTGGGTTACTTGTCTTAATCTTTCCCACTTTCCTTTTCCGTAAGGATATGGTTCGATGATTTCCGGTTGTAGATAATTTTTTTTTATTTGCAACTTCATCCCTAATACTTGGCTTTTTTTTAGACCCCAATGGTGAATGATGGCACGAATGGCTACCTCAGGCGATGCTGTGATGATATAAATTTCCCATCCAGAGGAGTTTAGATATTGAATCAAATCATGCAATGCGGTGTGGATGGCGATTTGTGTTTCTTGATTTGAGGGATCATTTTTAGAATATACTCTCATTGCTTGTTCAAACGATTGAACAGAATGTTTCTCCAATTCTTCTTCTTTGTAGCCTGCAAAAAAGATCTTCGTCCATCGGTAAGCAATTTCTTGATTTTGATTTTCGATTTGATCATAAACTTGAAAAATCTCGGTAAGTAATGCTTTTATATGTTCTTTTGTGGGATTTTTTTTTAGGGAAAAAAACAAATCTTTGATTTTTCTTATCTTTTCGCCTGGAACATTATACCAATGCTTTTCGTCCCAAAACCATTCTTCGTCGGCTTTAATGTAAAGATTTTCAATCAAGTAGTTCATCAAATTAAAACCCTGATCTCCATAAATCAAGGTATGATCAAAATCAAAAACCGCTAAAGAATTTTGCTTATGTTCTTTGAGTTTGATTAAGATTTCTTGGATTTGTGGATTCCATTTTCGTAAAATCATAAAGACAATTGAACATGGGAAGGAGATCCTTCGATATTAGGAACCGTCTCCTGAATGATTACTCCATCAACACTTTCTTTGATGATGACATCAGTTCGGAAAAAACTTTCAGGTAAAAAATCCTCTGGATTCAACTTGATGTCTTGAAAAATCACCTCAAAATGTAAGTGAGGTCCTGTTGATCTACCTGTGCTTCCTGAAAAGCCAATAATTTGTCCGATTTGGATTTCTTCATTTTCGAAAACCAAAATTTCTGACAAATGAGCATAAAGGGTTTCTTTCCCATCTTGATGATGATGTAAAACGATTGTATATCCATACCCTCCCATCCAGCCTGTTTTTTTCACAATCCCGTCTCTAGCAGCTACAACTGGGGTTCCAATCGGAACAGCCATATCCAAACCCTGATGTAATTCATTAAACCTTCTACCATAACGAGAAGTGAAATCGGGATTTTCAACAGGCCATAAAAAACTTCTTGGATCAATATTAAATATCCTCCGCCCAAAACCTTGTCTTAGGAGTTCTTTTAAATAATCATCCCCATATGGCACAAAAATGTACTTTTTTGTCAAATCTTCATTAAGACTTCTGATTGCTTGGACGGTGGTTTGGTATTCATTAGCAAGTTCTTGCAATTTTTTGGGATTTTGATACCCTTGATTGAGAACCCATTTCCCCTGAGTATTTCGGTAAGTTTGAATATATTTATTATCAATTGCAACACGTATCAACTTCGTATGAGAAATCGAACTTTCCATCAAAAACAGAAATAAAAAAAAGAAAAATAAATACTTTTTACCCATAATTTTTAGTTATTTTGTCAACAAATCCGTTGTCATATTAAAAATCAAGTGAAAATTTGCAAGCAAAAGCCTCATTCAGGTGAGGCGATAAATCCATAATAACCTGCTTCTTCTAGTTTTTGTTTTATAACCTCAGCAGTGTGTCTCTCTGAAAAATTCCCTACTCGAACTACAAATTCTCGACCTCGCCTAAAAACGAAAACAGGATAAGGCAATTTACTTTCAATTTCTTCTTTTAAACGAACTACGTTTTTTATATCCGTAAAAACCCCCACTTGGATCGAGTAAAATTGAGCTTCTTTGATGTCTTTTATCTGATTTTGAAGGCTTTTTTCTTTGGAAATCAAATTTTCATTTTGAGGGGAAGCACCAACACCTAATTCTGCAGTTTTATAGAAAAATGCAGTAGTTCCTTCTCCCTTATCTTTGAGGTTGCCCTTTTGTAAAAGTTTGATTCTCACACGAGTTAAACCCTTATGCTTGAAGCCTAATATTTCTGCTGCTTGTTCGGAAACATCCAAGATTCGATTTTTTACGAAAGGACCGCGATCATTGACTCTCAAGATCACTTCTCTCTGGTTTTCCAAATTCTGAACAAGAATAGTTGATCCTAAGGGAATGCTTCGGTGTGCTGCCGTTAGTTTTTTACTATCAAATATTTCTCCTGATGCGGTAGGTCTTCCATCAAATTCTTTCCCATACCAAGAAGCAATCCCTTCTTCATCAAAATTCTCCAAAGAACTTGATGTTGGATATGCTTGGTTTTCGGTTGCACTGCCAGTATTTGAACTAACAACTACGATCGCTTCTTCTTTTTGTTGATTTATGATTGGTTTTGGTAATTCCCCAATATAAGGATTTTGATTGCTTGTGGTCGTCGATTCTTTTTCATTTTCTTGATTTGTATAACCTGGTGGTTGATTATCAGGCTTACATTTTTTGCAGATCTTATCGAGATAGGGGTCTTGTTTGCTTAACTCTTCGAAAAAGAGTTCTTCTTCACTTTGATCTTGTGGATTTATCTCTTTTTTATAAGAATGGCTTCTTGTCTGGTGGGTTTTATCTTCTTCTTGAGGTTGTTTTTTTTCGGTTGAAAAAAATTTGTTTGGATATGTGTTTTCTATAACTGAAGGTGGTTGATTGATGTTTAGACTTATGCAATTTGATAAAAAAAATAAGCTAACAATTAATCCTTTTCTCATCAACTTCATTTTCGGTTAGAAAAAACAAAAGAAAAGAAAAATTAGTTCTCTAAGAACTTAAGGATATTGTTTTTCCAATACTCTATCCATTCATTTTTGTCATTCAAGGCAGGAATTACTTTATAATTTTTTATTCTATGACTCATTAACATTTCTTTTATCGTAATTTGAAGTTCTTCTAAGGTTTCTAAAGAATCACTCACAAAGGATAACGGCACAACGCAAATTTGATCGTGTTTTTTAGCTACGTCAATGATTACTTCTTCTAAATAGGGTTGGGTCCACTTTTCTTTCCCAAGTCGTGATTGAAAGGCAACGAGATAATCATCTAAACCTAATCGATGACTTATTTGTTTTGCTAAATAAAAACACTGGGCTCGATAACAATACTCAGGCTGTTGGATTTCACAACAATTGTCTTTTAAGCAGACGTTTTTTTGATCTGATTTTTCTATATGCCTAACAGGAACACCATGAAAAGAAAAAATAAAATAATAATTCCGAAACTCTGGGAGCTCATCTTGAATATGTTTCACCCACAAATCAATAAATTCTGGATCATTATAAATAACCGGATGAACAGTAATCATCATAGGATCCCAGAACTTTGAATTGATCTTATAAACACTTGCTAAACTCGATCCAATAGTGGAGGTAGCGTACTGAGGATACAAGGGAATAACATACAAATAACGAACACCTTGACGATAAAAAAAATTTAATTTTTCTTCAATTCTTGGTTCTCCATACCTCATAGCAAAATCAATCAGAATATCTGGTAATCCTGATTTTAACTTACTTATAAAACTTCTTGTAATGGTAATTAATGGAGATTCGTTTTTTTCGTAGTTCCAAATTTTTTTGTATTTTTCTAATGACTTTTTTGCTCGATGCGGAGCAATTATGACATTTACAAGGAGTGATCGATATAAATAGGGAATATCGATCACTCGTTCATCCATCAAGAATTCAGATAGGTATTTCTTGACTATACTTTCTTTTAGTTGGCTTGGTGTTCCTAAGTTAATGAACAAAACAGCTACATTTTTTTGATTCTTCATCCATTGCTAAAATTCAGCAACAAATGCACCCCGTAAATCATTTAATTTATATCCAACGGCTTTATCATCTGGGTATTCTTTTTTGATCCGTTCTAAAACAGCGGGATTCATTTTAGCTGGATCGCCATGACATTGTAGGCATAAATCAGCAAAGGTTTTAATAGGCTTCATGACTTTGGTTTTATTGCCTACTTGGAAATACACAGCTTTAAGTTCTTGATTTTGCTTCATCTTTTCTTGCCAGTAATTGAGAACTTCCATTTCGTCAGGTGTTGGCTTGTGATCTGGATTGCGATATTTATCAGAAATTCGATAGATCTTCATTTTGTATTTTTCAGAATAAGATCTTTCCATTGCAGGTGAAATTTCTTTACAAACAGATATCGCTCCATCAAATTGATTTTTTTGAATAGCTTTCATGAGCTCAGCTCTTAGATTATCAAAAAACTCATCAAAAATTCGAATCGCTTCTTTCACTTTTGCATCAGAGTCAGCCTGCACCTCTTGTATCTTAACTGCCTGTGTCCGACAATTAGCAACTAAACTAAAAGCAAAAACCAAAGCTAAAAAAACTATTAGTTTCATGGTTTTCATAATATTACAGTGAACAAAAAAATCAATTTTTTTTCACACAATACAGGAGTACTGTATTTCTTCTCATCTGTTTTGAACTTAAGAAAAGAATTGACTTGCAAAAAAATTCATAATTTTTGTTTTGCTTCATGAAGTTTTTAAGGATAGAAAACACCAATATTTCTGGGAATTCTTTGATACTTTTCGATTGGTACGATAATCATCAATATCCATTCTTATTGAGAGCTCAGATCGAAATTATTTCAGAATTACTAGATTTTCTGAAACTAAAACCCACAACTCTCTTTTTAATGCCTGTAATCAATAATCAAATACAACAATCAAGCAATTTTTTTCATGAAAACATAGAAACTTTGATTCAAAATCTTAAAAAACAAAATAATCACTTACAATTCCAACATGTTGAGAAAACACCTGAAAAACCATCAAATGAAATTATATACATAATCAACCCTACAAAGGAATTCATCCCAATCATTCAATATTTTGATTTCATTATTATTCAAAGCTATCGATTTTTAACTGAACTAAAGAAAAATAATACACTAACCAATATTGAAAATAATAAGTTTTGTATTACTTCAGATGTGTATGAAACTTTGTATTTCATTGAGCTCTTGCAGAATCAAACCATCAAACAGAAAGTAGGTATTTTTGGCGGAAATCAAATAGAAAAAACGAATCTTTTTTTAGAGGCTTGTGTTAAGTATTTTCAAACACTTTTATTTGGAGGAAGTGTTGGGTTACACACCCTCAAAGCCAATGGAGTTGAAATTGGAAATAGTGCATATGTAAGAGAAGAAATCAGTCATTCTTTTCATATCATCAATAAAGCCTACTCAGAAGAATGTGAAGTTCTTCTTCCGTTTGATCATATTATCACCGATAAAATCACTTCTAAAGCAAAGACAAAAACATCACCTCGAGAGATACGTTCTCCCTATCAGGGGATTGATATTGGTTCTAAAACTATTGAGGCTTATGAAGAAAAAATTAAAAATGCGAATTTGGTATTCATGCACGGTCCATTAGGAATCATTGAGATTGAAAAATCAAAAAAAGGAACCTACGAGATTTTGAAAATCCTAAACAAATCCAAAAAACCTACACTTCTAACTGGTTATGAGTTAACCAACTTTGCGAAAAAAGAAAACTTTTCTTTGAAAATCGTCCCTGAATTTGAATTTTTCCGTTACCACTTGATTACTTGACGTAATTTTTTTCAAAAGAATTTTTAGTTTACTTTGTGTCATTTTAATTTAATTTGAAAATAAATGAAAAGGCAAAAAAATAAACTGATTTTAATTTTACTATCAATCATTGCTGTAATACCCATATTCCTCAAAGCTGAGGACAAAGAAAAAGAACAAATTACCCAACATCAAAACGAAGAATTTATTTATAAAGTAGTCATAAGTGATGCTATAACACCAGCTTCAATGGAAAAGTTGATCAAAGCGATAGAGAAAGCAAATCAAGAAAAAGCAAATGCGATTATTCTTCAATTGGATACACCTGGAGGTTTAATGAGTTCGATGGACGAAATGGTAAAATCCATCATGAACTCAAAGGTACCTGTGATTACTTACATAGCACCACCTGGGGCAACTTGTGGTTCAGCGGGCGTTTTTATTTTAATGTCAAGTCATGTTGCCGCAATGGCTCCTGCAACCAACATAGGTTCAGCTACTCCCATTACAATGGGTCGAACACAAGAAACTCCCTCAAAAGAAGATGAAGAAGCCCTCCGAAAAAAAATCATGAATCACTCTATAGCCAAAATTAAATCCATAGCTGAATATTATGGCAGAAACTCTGAATTTGCCATAAAAACCATCACAGAAGCTGCTAATATCCCATCGAATGAAGCACTGAGAATTAAGCTAATTGATGTTTTAGCGAATTCAGAAGCAGATTTACTCAATTCCATCGATGGGAAAGTAGTAAAAACGATTGAAGGAGAAAAAATTTTAAAAACCAAAAACATCAAAGTTGTTGAGTTAAAAGATGATCTAAGAAATAAAATTTTGAGTTTAGTTGCCAATCCGAACATTGCCTATCTTTTGATTATGATCGGTATGGCAGGTATCATGATTGAAATCCAATACCCGGGATTAATTTTTCCTGGTGTGATTGGAGCTATTTCGCTTTTGCTAGGTTTGTATGGTTTGCAAACCCTACCCGTAGATTATACTGGTTTTCTTTTGATTGCATTAGGAATTATCTTTCTGATTTTAGAACTAAAACTTATGTCTTATGGTTTATTAGCAATTGCAGGTATTATTTCTATCATACTGGGAACTATTTGGATTGCTGATTCCATGAAAGAAGTAGAACAAACTTCATTAGCCATCATGATTTCTTCAACACTTTTTATTGTAATATTAATGATGTTTATTCTTTACAAAGTCATACAAGCATCAAAAAAAGAAGTAGTCAGTGGAGATACCCTTTTATTAAAAGAGATTGGAGAAGCCACTTCAGATATTAACCAAGAAAAAGGAAAAGTTTTTATTCATGGTGAATACTGGAATGCCATTACGAAAGAAGGAATCATTCCTAAAGGTTCAAAGATAAGACCGATTGAAAGACAAGGGATGACGTTGATAGTAAAAAAAGTTGACGATAATTAAAAAAGCAAAATCATACAATGATTTAGAAATCTACAAAGAGGTGATATATGGCATTTAGTTCGATACTTTTTATTATTCTGTTGGCAATTTTTATTTTATCTCAAGCTATACGAGTTCTAAAAGAATATGAGCGTGGGGTAATTTTTCGGTTGGGACGTTTTAGTGGCGTAAAAGGTCCAGGCTTAATACTTTTAATCCCTATTATTGATAAAATGGAAAAGGTGAGTCTTCGAACTGTAGCTTTGGACGTTCCTCCACAAGATGTGATTACGAAAGACAACGTTACAATTAAAGTCAATGCGGTGGTTTACTTTCGGGTAATGGATCCTCAAAAAGCCATCATCGAGGTTGAAGATTATCTTTATGCAACCTCCCAACTATGTCAAACAACATTGAGATCCATTTTGGGAGAATCTGAATTAGACGAAGTTTTAGCCAATCGAGAAAAAATTAACGCTCATTTACAAGAAGTCATAGATAAACAAACGGATGCATGGGGTGTAAAGGTTTCTTTAGTTGAGCTCAAACATATTGACTTACCCCAAGAAATGCAAAGAGCTATGGCAAGGCAAGCAGAAGCAGAGAGAGAAAGAAGGGCAAAAGTGATTTCAGCTGAAGGTGAATTCCAAGCCTCAGAAAAGTTAGCCGAAGCTGCAAAAGTGATCGAAAAACATCCCATTGCAGTCCAATTGAGATTTTTACAAACATTGGTCGAAGTTGCAGCTGACAAAAATTCTACAGTAGTGCTTCCTATACCAATTGAATTATTAAAAGCTTTTGATCAAAATTCTAAAAATTCATAAATTTTTACGAATTCTTTTTACGATGGAGGGGGTGAGGTAACATTCTACTTCCATACTCTCACCATCCCAATCAAAGACAAAAATTGAACCCTTTTTCAAAGGAAAATCAATATTGATAAAATTTTCTTTAAACACAAGTTCATCAGTCTGAAAGTCATATTCGATTTGCTTTGTCAAAAAGGCTGTGATGAAATGACTTAGATCGGGTTCATGGGTAATAAGACAAATTTTGTAATTGGATTTGATGATATCTTTATTTATATAAGCTCCTAAAACAAACACGTAATCCATTACTGTAGCACCCGGATTTAGCTTGGAGAAGGTCTCAATCTTTTTTGATTTCCAATAGGAATTTAAAACTTCTGCCGTTTCTAAAGAGCGTAAAGCTTCAGATGTCAATATTAAATCTGGCTTTTTAAAAATTTTCGAAATGACTTTCCCTAATGCTTTGATCCTTTCTTTTCCTTTTTCTGTGAGCTTACGTTCTAAATCTTCTTTCTCGTCGTTTGGTTCTTCAGCTATACCATGTCGAATACAATAAAATTTCATAGAACAACACGTTAGAAACTTTCTATCAATTGAAAAGAAAATTTTATTTACTCGTCAAAAAATGCTTGGAATTTGAAGTTGATGTTTAATAGAATTTATAATGTCATATACCAAAAAATCATTTATCCTTTAAAAGAAGCCCATTCCCCGAGAAGCGAAATTGCTTTAGGTGCGGCTATTGGGATGTTTTGGGCTCTCAACCCACTTGTGGGGGTTCAAATGTATCTTGTTACTCTTAACTGGCTAATTTTAAAGTTTTTTAAAATTCGATTTCATTTACCCATAGCGCTTGCCATGGTTTGGATTACTAATCCCTTGACACTCCCATTTTTTTATTATAGCTTTTATGTAACGGGAATTTTTTCACTCAAAATCTTCAACTTACATTATGAATTTTTGTCATTTGATTCTTTTAAACTTGTAATTGAAAAATCAATCAGTATGAGTTTGGTTGATGGTTTAGTCTATTGGATTGAATTTTTGATTAATGATTTTGGCATACCAGCCTTAATAGGCAGTCTGATTTGGGCTGTCCCTTTTTCAATTATAACATACCCTTTAGTTTTTCGTTTCATTACCAAACATAGAGAACGATTAGCAAAAAAAGAAGGAATTACCCTTGAAGAATGGGAACAAAGACACATACATACTTTAAAAGAAATCTTTTTCTCCAAGGATAAACCTAAGAATTTTTAACAACATAATTAACTAATTCGTAAAAAAGACGAAAATCTATATCTTCTGCTCGTTTTTCAATATCAATAGAAAGTTCTTTTGCTCCTTCTTTTAGCAAAGAGATTGATATGAATTCTTCTGCCATTTTCCAAGAGTTTATGAGTTTTTTTCTTTTTCCACGAAAACTCATTCGCAGAACTTTTTGTAAAACTTCTGGATCTGAATATGTTTTTTCCCACAACTCAAATAAGATCAAAGAAGAATGAACTTCTGGTTTTGGATAAAAGCTTTCTTTAGGAATAGAAAAGAATCTCTCGATGCGACCATAATTATGTAAATATATTGAAATAGAGTTATTTTTCATAATGAGCTTATCGGCATACTCTTTTTGAACTAAAAAAATCAATTTTGCAGGCTTCTTTGCATACTGAACACAGTTGGTAAATATGTCTGTTGTAATGTAATAAGGCAGATTACCTATGAGGAATTCATATTTAGAAGGATTTTCTTTTAGATAAATCAGAATATCTTGATTGTTAAGTATCACAGATTCATTTTTGATAATCTCTGATTTCAATATATCACAGAGCAAAGGATCAATTTCTACTAAATGCATCTGATAATCAAAAAGTAATTTATGGGTAAGAGCTCCCAAGCCAGGACCGATCTCTAATAATAACGACCCTTTAGGTATTTCTTTTATTATGATTTGATAAATCTTTTCTACGTAGTTGGGATCAATAAGAAAATTTTGTCCTAAAGATTTTCGGATATTTCCCTTTCTTTTCTTTATCTCTTCTAAAATACGAGTCACACTATAAAAAGGAAATTTCATACAAAAGCATGAAAGAAATATAAAACAAATAGCAGGGAATGGAATGTAAGATAAAGTGTGATTATTTTATTTCTCTGATGAAGTTTTGATAGGAAATGATGGTTTTCGTTCCTCAACAAATATAAAAATGCAAGAATAAATCCTATTGATAGATAAAATGCTAGATTCCAAGATTCAGAAAATCTCATCCAAAGGATGGTTTTGGAAAATGTTTGGATCAAAAAGTCAATCCCAATCATAAAAATGTTAATAAAATCCCACAAAAAATCTATTATAGAGTTAATGTAAAATACATCTTTAAAAATCAAAGACACAATCAAAACATTAAAAACAATGGGAAGAAAAAAACCCACAATTGGAACCATAACGAAATTATAGACAGGAGAAAGCAACGAATACTCTCTAAAAACAAAAAATTGAATTGGCAAAATAAAAAAAGAAGCAGATAATCCAATCAGGAATTGAACTATTGCAAATTTGATGACAAAATACTTCAGATTTTGTAAGCGATTGTATTTGGGAAAAATATTATCATCCAAGAACAAATCCTCTAACTTTTTATAAAGGATTAAAATACCTGAAACTGCAGCAAAGGACATTCCAGTTGACAAATTCAAAACAGAATAAGGGAAAATCAATATCATCAATAAAAAAGTATTAGTCAATAAATCATAAACAGATTGTTTTTTGTGGACAATGGTCAATACAAAAACTATTATAACAAACAAATAAGCACGAACTAACGTATAGGGAAAATTCAAAACGTGAAGATAAAAAAACAAAATGGGTAGTGGCAACAAAAAACTTAAAAAATGCTTTCTACCAAAAAGTCTACTCAAAGGAAAATAAATCACAAAAAACAAAATTCCCAAATGTAAACCACTTGCAGCAAATAAATGC
The sequence above is a segment of the Leptospiraceae bacterium genome. Coding sequences within it:
- the rsmA gene encoding 16S rRNA (adenine(1518)-N(6)/adenine(1519)-N(6))-dimethyltransferase RsmA, translating into MKFPFYSVTRILEEIKKRKGNIRKSLGQNFLIDPNYVEKIYQIIIKEIPKGSLLLEIGPGLGALTHKLLFDYQMHLVEIDPLLCDILKSEIIKNESVILNNQDILIYLKENPSKYEFLIGNLPYYITTDIFTNCVQYAKKPAKLIFLVQKEYADKLIMKNNSISIYLHNYGRIERFFSIPKESFYPKPEVHSSLILFELWEKTYSDPEVLQKVLRMSFRGKRKKLINSWKMAEEFISISLLKEGAKELSIDIEKRAEDIDFRLFYELVNYVVKNS
- a CDS encoding ComEC/Rec2 family competence protein is translated as MKPTLLWKIILIFQYGILYYFQFDLKLSFYLFFSTLILVLVLLFLQKKVVFINEYLIPKRKGNLLWIVFFMLFFVGISYYKDRFWTQPKETQNSDLSYEEYEIIKNYRFGYTYYATGKIQKVLYPGMYLTEISLDKIEVFYKKNKTYQKDDTYKNFIGKTLKTSLQSERKDLWEGCQVQLWFYGKVFFYPLKDNHAFFQYLKNQGAQYYFKIKEKNIQSVDCPQNISIQVKDALIDMIETKVSEKHHQGIILGLILGNSNWMEKEKKDQIKKLGLMHLFAASGLHLGILFFVIYFPLSRLFGRKHFLSFLLPLPILFFYLHVLNFPYTLVRAYLFVIIVFVLTIVHKKQSVYDLLTNTFLLMILIFPYSVLNLSTGMSFAAVSGILILYKKLEDLFLDDNIFPKYNRLQNLKYFVIKFAIVQFLIGLSASFFILPIQFFVFREYSLLSPVYNFVMVPIVGFFLPIVFNVLIVSLIFKDVFYINSIIDFLWDFINIFMIGIDFLIQTFSKTILWMRFSESWNLAFYLSIGFILAFLYLLRNENHHFLSKLHQRNKIITLYLTFHSLLFVLYFFHAFV